One window of the Etheostoma spectabile isolate EspeVRDwgs_2016 unplaced genomic scaffold, UIUC_Espe_1.0 scaffold273, whole genome shotgun sequence genome contains the following:
- the LOC116685973 gene encoding beta-1,3-galactosyltransferase 2 isoform X1 yields the protein MQESSASKGEKTPWTRPRRWLCFWILSLVMVTLIMFYNSSSNVSWPWKFWTTRSQSSQSYNIMTMSTMSTTVHSFSPDPTSEYFVAYPHRYGFVLDELHRCRQESPFLVLMIPVAPHNREARDVIRNTWGKETTVLGRVVSHYFLLGLSKEEDGTETIKEQVLQESQTHHDILQSDFLDSYNNLTIKTMVMFEWLSSHCPNTSYAMKIDSDIFLNIRNLVDMLLKAPRHLYMTGIVARGAAVLRDHNSKWYLPVSAFPESSYPPYALGLGYVFSLDLPQKILEASAHVKAVYIEDVYVGLCMRHLGIALTDPPHGNLFRAYMPNEASNCYWTSVITTLLQNSNQLSDAWGTYQTQAQSGC from the exons ATGCAGGAGAGCTCTGCTTCCAAAGG TGAAAAGACTCCATGGACGAGACCTAGACGATGGTTGTGTTTTTGGATACTGTCACTCGTGATGGTAACGTTGATTATGTTCTACAATTCAAGCTCCAATGTGTCATGGCCTTGGAAGTTTTGGACTACACGCTCACAGTCAAGCCAATCTTACAACATTATGACTATGAGTACTATGAGTACTACAGTCCACAGT TTCTCCCCAGATCCCACTTCAGAGTACTTTGTCGCGTACCCGCACCGGTATGGTTTCGTTTTGGACGAACTCCATAGGTGTCGGCAGGAAAGCCCATTCTTGGTTCTTATGATCCCAGTCGCACCCCACAACAGAGAAGCCCGTGACGTAATCCGCAACACGTGGGGCAAAGAAACTACTGTGCTTGGCAGAGTGGTCAGCCACTACTTCCTGCTGGGACTGTCCAAAGAAGAAGATGGGACAGAAACCATTAAGGAGCAA GTGTTACAAGAAAGCCAGACACATCATGATATTCTCCAGAGTGACTTCTTGGACAGCTACAATAACCTCACTATTAAAACCATGGTCATGTTCGAATGGCTCAGCTCCCATTGCCCCAACACCTCCTACGCCATGAAGATCGACTCGGACATCTTCCTCAATATCCGCAACCTCGTCGACATGCTTTTGAAAGCCCCCCGACATCTCTACATGACAGGTATTGTGGCAAGGGGCGCTGCCGTTCTCAGAGACCATAACTCCAAGTGGTATCTCCCGGTGTCTGCCTTCCCTGAGTCTAGTTACCCACCGTATGCCCTGGGACTGGGCTACGTGTTCTCGCTGGATTTACCCCAAAAGATACTGGAGGCGTCTGCTCATGTTAAAGCTGTTTACATTGAAGATGTGTATGTAGGACTGTGTATGAGGCATTTGGGAATCGCACTGACAGATCCTCCTCATGGTAATTTGTTTAGGGCGTATATGCCTAATGAGGCAAGCAACTGTTACTGGACCTCTGTCATCACAACGTTGCTGCAGAACTCTAACCAACTTTCAGATGCATGGGGAACTTACCAGACTCAAGCACAAAGTGGCTGTTaa
- the LOC116685973 gene encoding beta-1,3-galactosyltransferase 2 isoform X2: MQESSASKGEKTPWTRPRRWLCFWILSLVMFSPDPTSEYFVAYPHRYGFVLDELHRCRQESPFLVLMIPVAPHNREARDVIRNTWGKETTVLGRVVSHYFLLGLSKEEDGTETIKEQVLQESQTHHDILQSDFLDSYNNLTIKTMVMFEWLSSHCPNTSYAMKIDSDIFLNIRNLVDMLLKAPRHLYMTGIVARGAAVLRDHNSKWYLPVSAFPESSYPPYALGLGYVFSLDLPQKILEASAHVKAVYIEDVYVGLCMRHLGIALTDPPHGNLFRAYMPNEASNCYWTSVITTLLQNSNQLSDAWGTYQTQAQSGC; encoded by the exons ATGCAGGAGAGCTCTGCTTCCAAAGG TGAAAAGACTCCATGGACGAGACCTAGACGATGGTTGTGTTTTTGGATACTGTCACTCGTGATG TTCTCCCCAGATCCCACTTCAGAGTACTTTGTCGCGTACCCGCACCGGTATGGTTTCGTTTTGGACGAACTCCATAGGTGTCGGCAGGAAAGCCCATTCTTGGTTCTTATGATCCCAGTCGCACCCCACAACAGAGAAGCCCGTGACGTAATCCGCAACACGTGGGGCAAAGAAACTACTGTGCTTGGCAGAGTGGTCAGCCACTACTTCCTGCTGGGACTGTCCAAAGAAGAAGATGGGACAGAAACCATTAAGGAGCAA GTGTTACAAGAAAGCCAGACACATCATGATATTCTCCAGAGTGACTTCTTGGACAGCTACAATAACCTCACTATTAAAACCATGGTCATGTTCGAATGGCTCAGCTCCCATTGCCCCAACACCTCCTACGCCATGAAGATCGACTCGGACATCTTCCTCAATATCCGCAACCTCGTCGACATGCTTTTGAAAGCCCCCCGACATCTCTACATGACAGGTATTGTGGCAAGGGGCGCTGCCGTTCTCAGAGACCATAACTCCAAGTGGTATCTCCCGGTGTCTGCCTTCCCTGAGTCTAGTTACCCACCGTATGCCCTGGGACTGGGCTACGTGTTCTCGCTGGATTTACCCCAAAAGATACTGGAGGCGTCTGCTCATGTTAAAGCTGTTTACATTGAAGATGTGTATGTAGGACTGTGTATGAGGCATTTGGGAATCGCACTGACAGATCCTCCTCATGGTAATTTGTTTAGGGCGTATATGCCTAATGAGGCAAGCAACTGTTACTGGACCTCTGTCATCACAACGTTGCTGCAGAACTCTAACCAACTTTCAGATGCATGGGGAACTTACCAGACTCAAGCACAAAGTGGCTGTTaa